Proteins encoded in a region of the Populus alba chromosome 13, ASM523922v2, whole genome shotgun sequence genome:
- the LOC118043669 gene encoding fasciclin-like arabinogalactan protein 6, which translates to MAATPLSFFLLSLLLSLSLNAQAQTPTAPAPTPSGPVNFTSVLVKGGQFATLIGLLNKTQTLNQIENQLNSSSEGMTIFAPTDNAFNNLKAGALNGLSQQEQVQLLQYHTLPKFYTMNNLLLVSNPVPTQASGQDGVWGLNFTGQSNQVNVSTGLVEVQINNALRQDSPLAVYPVDKVLLPEALFGVKPPTASPPAPSSKSNSTVAAAEPSTGKNSAGGRNVALGLVVGLGLVCMGILS; encoded by the coding sequence ATGGCTGCCACTCCCCtgtctttctttctcctttcactcctcctctccctctccctcaaTGCTCAAGCTCAAACCCCGACGGCACCCGCCCCGACGCCCTCCGGCCCGGTTAACTTCACCTCAGTTCTTGTAAAAGGTGGACAGTTCGCCACCCTCATTGGCCTTCTGAACAAGACTCAAACTCTCAACCAAATTGAGAATCAGCTTAACAGCTCTTCTGAGGGCATGACTATCTTTGCCCCAACCGATAATGCCTTCAACAATCTTAAAGCTGGTGCTTTAAATGGCCTCAGCCAACAAGAACAAGTTCAGCTTCTTCAATACCACACGTTGCCTAAATTCTATACCATGAACAATCTTTTGCTGGTTAGCAACCCCGTTCCCACTCAGGCCTCAGGTCAAGATGGTGTCTGGGGTCTTAACTTCACTGGCCAAAGCAACCAAGTCAATGTATCAACAGGGCTTGTTGAGGTTCAAATTAACAACGCTTTGAGGCAAGATTCTCCTTTGGCAGTTTACCCAGTCGACAAGGTCTTGTTGCCCGAGGCATTGTTCGGTGTTAAGCCACCGACTGCATCACCTCCAGCACCATCAAGCAAGTCCAATTCAACAGTGGCGGCTGCAGAACCATCAACGGGTAAGAACTCAGCTGGTGGAAGGAATGTAGCATTGGGGTTGGTTGTTGGGCTCGGTTTGGTTTGCATGGGAATTCTTTCTTGA
- the LOC118043640 gene encoding uncharacterized protein: MARANKYASVNFNHVYDKNISNSTSSNNTNNNPSKHQSSTSFYSTISSPNSPNNIYKSQLPSSSTRTHGRMLVLTRTAPKPIPSIQTPPLTPSPKTPPAHQTQVQIPAQTEAEPESDRISLRPLGRTGAGSIASSPVHGQEKQKEVGFSVGSPKSDKFVPPHLRPGFVGREERPGPEVFRGKEVGQRQQQQFFGSPDRFVEEGRPKSGGYEMMRRFDESNLGFVNRPISSGNRPGSSG, from the exons ATGGCAAGAGCCAATAAATATGCCTCTGTTAACTTTAACCATGTTTATGACAAGAACATAAGCAATTCCACCTCTTCTAATAACACAAACAACAACCCATCAAAGCACCAATCTTCCACTTCCTTTTACTCTACTATATCATCACCTAATAGCCCAAACAATATCTACAAAAGCCAGCTTCCATCCTCGTCAACCCGTACACATGGCCGGATGCTGGTACTGACCCGAACCGCACCTAAACCTATACCCTCTATCCAAACACCACCACTGACTCCCTCTCCGAAAACCCCACCTGCCCATCAAACTCAAGTTCAAATCCCGGCTCAAACAGAGGCTGAACCGGAATCGGACCGGATTTCTCTACGTCCTCTAGGTCGAACCGGGGCTGGCTCGATTGCTTCTTCTCCGGTTCATGGACAGGAGAAGCAGAAGGAGGTTGGGTTTAGTGTGGGGTCGCCTAAATCGGATAAGTTTGTGCCACCACATCTTAGACCGGGTTTTGTTGGGAGAGAGGAAAGGCCTGGGCCGGAGGTTTTTAGGGGTAAGGAGGTGGGTCAAAGGCAGCAGCAGCAGTTTTTTGGTTCTCCGGATCGGTTTGTTGAGGAAGGGAGGCCCAAGTCAGGTGGGTATGAGATGATGAGGAGATTTGATGAATCAAATCTAGGTTTCGTAAATCGACCCATATCCAGTGGGAACCGGCCCGGTTCAAGTGGATG A
- the LOC118043679 gene encoding trans-resveratrol di-O-methyltransferase-like encodes MELINEESAGELLQAQTHVWNHIFNFINSMTLKCAVQLGIPDVIQKHGKPMTLSELVSALPIHPSKAQYVHRLMRILVHSGFFSQQNLNGVHNQEAYSLTQSTRLLLKDNPWSVRPLLLLVLDPVLTKPWDCLSTWFRNDDRNAFSVAHEKTLWEYAGQDASLNNLFNEAMASDSILASKLVVSKCKGIFDGVNSLVDVGGGLGTMAKGIAEAFPDMNCTVFDLPHVVSDLQGGKNLKYVGGDMFEAVPPADALLLKWVLHDWSDEDCVKILKRCKQAIASKGQQKAGKVIIIDMVRENQNGDEGSIETQLLFDLEMMVAASGMERNEKEWAKLFFDAGFLNYKIHPVLGTRALIELYP; translated from the exons ATGGAGTTGATTAACGAGGAAAGTGCTGGTGAGCTGCTTCAAGCTCAAACTCATGTGTGGAATCATATATTCAACTTCATAAACTCCATGACTCTGAAATGTGCCGTTCAACTAGGCATACCAGACGTGATCCAAAAACATGGCAAACCCATGACCCTCTCGGAGCTTGTTTCTGCCCTACCAATCCACCCATCAAAAGCTCAATATGTCCACCGCCTTATGCGTATTCTCGTGCACTCCGGTTTCTTTTCCCAGCAAAATCTTAACGGCGTTCACAACCAAGAAGCCTATTCCCTTACCCAATCCACTCGTCTCCTCCTCAAGGACAATCCCTGGAGTGTGAGACCTCTTTTACTTCTGGTGCTCGACCCAGTTCTGACAAAACCATGGGATTGCTTGAGCACTTGGTTCCGAAATGATGATCGCAATGCATTTAGTGTTGCCCATGAAAAGACACTTTGGGAGTACGCTGGCCAAGATGCAAGTCTCAACAATCTCTTTAATGAAGCCATGGCTAGTGATAGCATACTGGCTAGTAAGTTGGTTGTAAGCAAATGTAAAGGCATCTTTGATGGGGTGAATTCCTTGGTGGATGTCGGGGGAGGCTTAGGAACTATGGCCAAGGGCATTGCTGAAGCATTTCCCGACATGAACTGCACTGTGTTTGATCTCCCCCATGTGGTTTCTGACTTGCAAGGCGGCAAAAACTTGAAGTATGTAGGAGGGGATATGTTCGAGGCAGTTCCTCCAGCAGATGCACTTTTACTCAAG TGGGTACTTCATGACTGGAGTGATGAAGACTGCGTGAAAATACTTAAGCGATGCAAACAAGCAATTGCGAGCAAGGGGCAGCAGAAAGCTGGGAAGGTGATAATTATAGATATGGTGAGAGAGAACCAGAATGGAGACGAGGGGTCAATTGAAACGCAGTTGCTTTTTGATCTAGAAATGATGGTGGCTGCTAGTGGCATGGagagaaatgaaaaggagtGGGCTAAGCTCTTCTTTGATGCTGGTTTCCTCAATTATAAGATACACCCTGTGCTAGGCACAAGAGCTCTCATTGAGCTTTATCCATGA
- the LOC118043676 gene encoding G-type lectin S-receptor-like serine/threonine-protein kinase At2g19130, with translation MDVRNNPWIMFSVIFFCFPLNSHVSLGADTISANSSLSGDQTIVSARKVFELGFFHRGNSLNYYIGMWYSTDKVSEQTIVWVANRDTPVSDRFSSELRISGGNLVLFNESKIPIWSTNLISSRSSSVEAVLGDDGNLLLRDGSNSSVSPLWQSFDFPADTWLPGAKVGLNKITKRNTLLISWKSKDNPSPGLFSLELDPNQSRYLIFRNRSKSYWDSGSWNGQIFSLVPEMRSNYIYNFSYVNNTNESYFTYSLYDETLISRFVMTDGGQIQQKSWLASTQQWFLFWSQPKTQCKVYAYCGAFGSCNENSQPFCNCLTGFNPKNREDWNSEVFSGGCERASNLQCGNSSVVNGKSDRFFSRNNMKLPANLQTVAARSAQECESTCLSNCTCTAYAYEGSQCSVWFGDLLDMQQLADDSNGNTIYIRLAASEFSSSKNDKGIVIGGVVGSVVIVSLFGLALFVFLRRRKTVKTGKAVEGSLIAFGYRDLQNATKNFSEKLGGGGFGSVFKGVLPDTSVIAVKKLESIVQGEKQFRSEVSTIGTIQHLNLVRLRGFCSEGNKKLLVYDYMPNGSLDSHLFSEDSKTVFDWKTRYGIALGTARGLNYLHEKCRDCIIHCDIKPENILLDAQFFPKVADFGLAKIVGRDFSRVLTTMRGTRGYLAPEWISGVPITAKADVYSYGMMLFEVVSGRRNSEQSEDGKVKFFPSYAASQINQEDGEMLSLLDQRLEGNADLEELTRICKVACWCIQDDEAQRPSMGQVVQILEGVVNVNPPPVPRSLQVFLDNQESIIFFTDSSSSQSSQAQSHTSTASSQIKSTTSNTSSKS, from the coding sequence ATGGATGTCCGAAACAATCCATGGATCATGTTTTctgttatctttttttgttttcctctcaACTCCCATGTCTCCCTTGGAGCTGATACAATCTCTGCAAACAGTTCTCTCTCTGGAGACCAAACTATTGTCTCAGCACGAAAAGTCTTTGAACTTGGTTTCTTCCATCGAGGTAACTCCTTAAACTACTATATAGGCATGTGGTACAGTACAGATAAAGTGTCTGAACAGACCATAGTTTGGGTAGCAAACAGAGACACACCCGTTTCTGATAGATTTTCTTCAGAGTTAAGAATTTCTGGCGGTAATTTAGTTCTCTTTAATGAGTCCAAGATCCCAATTTGGTCCACAAATTTGATCTCTAGTAGGTCAAGTTCTGTGGAAGCAGTTCTTGGTGATGATGGAAATCTTCTTTTGAGAGATGGGTCTAATTCATCAGTGTCACCACTATGGCAGTCTTTTGATTTTCCAGCTGATACATGGCTGCCTGGTGCCAAGGTTGGATTGAACAAAATCACCAAAAGGAACACTCTTCTTATTTCATGGAAAAGCAAAGATAATCCTTCACCGGGTCTTTTCTCTCTTGAGCTAGACCCAAATCAGAGTCGATATTTGATCTTTCGGAATAGGTCTAAATCCTATTGGGATAGTGGATCATGGAATGGACAGATTTTCAGCTTAGTTCCTGAAATGAGATCCAACTATATTTACAACTTTAGTTATGTTAACAATACTAATGAGAGCTATTTCACCTATTCATTGTACGATGAAACACTCATATCTCGGTTTGTGATGACGGATGGAGGACAGATTCAGCAAAAATCATGGTTGGCGAGTACCCAGCAATGGTTTTTGTTCTGGTCGCAACCAAAGACGCAATGTAAGGTTTATGCTTACTGCGGGGCTTTTGGAAGCTGTAATGAGAATTCGCAGCCTTTCTGCAACTGCTTGACAGGTTTCAACCCGAAAAACAGGGAGGACTGGAATTCGGAGGTTTTCTCTGGTGGATGTGAGAGGGCATCAAATCTGCAGTGTGGGAATTCTAGTGTTGTTAATGGGAAGAGTGACAGATTTTTCTCGAGAAACAATATGAAGTTGCCTGCAAATCTACAGACAGTGGCAGCCAGGAGTGCACAGGAATGCGAATCCACTTGCTTGAGTAACTGCACTTGTACTGCCTATGCTTATGAAGGCAGTCAGTGCTCAGTTTGGTTCGGCGATCTTTTGGATATGCAACAACTTGCAGATGACTCAAATGGAAACACTATCTATATCAGGCTTGCAGCATCTGAGTTTTCAAGCTCGAAGAATGATAAGGGGATAGTTATTGGTGGTGTTGTGGGCTCAGTGGTGATAGTGTCTCTCTTTGGCCTTGCTCTGTTTGTATTTTTGAGGAGGAGGAAAACAGTCAAAACGGGGAAAGCAGTAGAAGGTTCACTGATAGCTTTTGGGTACAGAGATCTACAGAATGCGACAAAGAATTTCTCAGAGAAATTGGGAGGTGGAGGTTTCGGTTCTGTTTTCAAAGGGGTGTTGCCTGATACGAGTGTCATAGCTGTGAAGAAGCTCGAAAGTATCGTCCAAGGAGAGAAGCAATTCCGGTCAGAAGTGAGCACAATCGGGACAATCCAGCACCTCAATCTTGTTCGCCTTCGTGGGTTCTGCTCGGAGGGTAATAAGAAGCTGTTGGTCTATGACTACATGCCCAATGGTTCTCTTGATTCCCATCTTTTCTCTGAGGACTCAAAAACGGTCTTCGACTGGAAAACTCGGTACGGTATTGCTTTGGGGACAGCTAGAGGATTAAATTATCTCCATGAGAAATGCAGGGATTGTATCATACACTGCGATATAAAGCCTGAGAACATCCTTTTAGATGCTCAGTTTTTCCCTAAAGTGGCAGATTTTGGCCTGGCGAAGATTGTAGGCCGGGATTTTAGCAGGGTGCTAACAACCATGAGAGGGACAAGAGGTTATCTTGCACCAGAGTGGATTTCAGGTGTGCCTATAACTGCCAAAGCAGACGTTTACAGTTATGGAATGATGCTTTTTGAAGTTGTATCAGGAAGGAGAAACTCTGAGCAATCTGAAGATGGAAAAGTGAAGTTCTTCCCAAGTTATGCTGCAAGCCAAATCAATCAAGAGGATGGTGAAATGCTTAGCCTATTGGACCAGAGGTTGGAGGGCAATGCTGATCTTGAAGAGCTAACAAGAATCTGTAAAGTTGCTTGCTGGTGCATCCAAGATGATGAAGCCCAAAGGCCATCAATGGGTCAGGTAGTTCAGATCCTCGAAGGGGTTGTGAACGTGAACCCACCTCCGGTTCCGAGATCTCTCCAAGTGTTTCTTGACAACCAGGAGAGCATAATTTTCTTCACAGACTCATCCTCTAGCCAAAGTTCACAGGCACAGAGCCACACCTCCACCGCTTCTTCTCAGATCAAGAGCACCACATCAAACACAAGTTCCAAGTCTTAA
- the LOC118043680 gene encoding trans-resveratrol di-O-methyltransferase-like, whose product MELINEESAGELLQAQTHVWNHIFNFINSMTLKCAVQLGIPDVIQKHGKPMTLSELVSALPIHPSKAQYVHRLMRILVHSGFFSQQNLDGIHNQVAYSLTQSTRLLLKDNPWSMRPLLLFFLDAVLTKPWDCLSTWFQNDDRNAFSVVHEKTFWEYAGQDPRINNLFNEAMARDSILASKLVVSKYKGIFDGVDSLVDVGGGLGTMAKGIAEAFPLMDCTVFDLPHVVSDLQGSKNLKYVGGDMFEAVPAAEAILLKWIMHDWSDEDCVKILKRCKQAITSKGNKKAGKVIIIDMVRENRNGDEGSLETQLFCDLELMVAFSGMERNEKEWAKLFFDAGFLNYKIHPGLDTRALIELYP is encoded by the exons ATGGAGTTGATTAACGAGGAAAGTGCTGGTGAGCTGCTTCAAGCTCAAACTCATGTGTGGAATCATATATTCAACTTCATAAACTCCATGACTCTGAAATGTGCCGTTCAACTAGGCATACCAGACGTGATCCAAAAACATGGCAAACCCATGACCCTCTCGGAGCTTGTTTCTGCCCTACCGATCCACCCATCAAAAGCTCAATATGTCCACCGCCTTATGCGTATTCTCGTGCACTCCGGTTTCTTTTCCCAGCAAAATCTTGATGGCATTCACAACCAAGTAGCCTATTCCCTTACCCAATCCACTCGTCTCCTCCTCAAGGACAATCCGTGGAGTATGAGAcctcttttacttttttttcttgatgcaGTTCTGACAAAACCATGGGATTGCTTGAGCACTTGGTTCCAAAATGATGACCGCAATGCATTTAGTGTTGtccatgaaaaaacattttgggAGTACGCTGGCCAAGATCCAAGAATCAACAATCTCTTTAATGAAGCCATGGCTAGAGATAGCATACTGGCTAGTAAGTTGGTTGTAAGCAAATATAAAGGCATCTTTGATGGGGTGGATTCTTTGGTGGATGTCGGGGGAGGCTTAGGAACTATGGCCAAGGGCATTGCTGAAGCATTTCCCCTCATGGACTGCACCGTCTTTGATCTCCCCCATGTGGTTTCTGACTTGCAAGGCAGCAAAAATTTGAAGTATGTGGGGGGGGATATGTTCGAGGCAGTTCCTGCAGCAGAAGCAATTTTACTCAAG TGGATAATGCATGACTGGAGTGACGAGGACTGCGTGAAAATACTTAAGCGATGCAAACAAGCAATTACGAGCAAGGGGAATAAGAAAGCTGGGAAGGTGATAATTATAGATATGGTGAGAGAGAACCGGAATGGAGACGAGGGGTCACTTGAAACGCAGTTGTTTTGTGATCTAGAACTGATGGTGGCTTTTAGTGGCATGGagagaaatgaaaaggagtGGGCTAAGCTCTTCTTTGATGCTGGTTTCCTCAATTATAAGATACACCCTGGGCTAGACACAAGAGCTCTCATTGAGCTTTATCCTTGA